The following are encoded in a window of Podospora pseudoanserina strain CBS 124.78 chromosome 6, whole genome shotgun sequence genomic DNA:
- a CDS encoding hypothetical protein (EggNog:ENOG503P60B; COG:S), with protein sequence MADISIRKWIRWEPHSPTPPTSVIVLTSPQRRFVDIRVILPLPTPPDSELPLEQLEWAIAGTSTSSPVLNPKTKEVEYSHCVWSHWIDSRVNNRDAGADEGDNYPVEGHPELTLERGRMVNPASGRVEGYEEMWVAGEVRAVEGVGCVVLEYDADLKGEEGWARGEGGTKGRSKGWGGGWWFGWGMEVGDEVMGVGGRRWKVVEKSLV encoded by the exons ATGGCGGACATCTCCATCCGCAAATGGATCCGCTGGGAGCCTCACTcccccacaccaccaacgtcCGTCATCGtgctcacctccccccaacgTCGTTTTGTCGATATCAGAGTCATCCTCCCGCTTCCTACCCCTCCAGACTCGGAATTGCCACTAGAGCAACTAGAGTGGGCTATCGCAGGCACGTCGACTTCTTCCCCGGTTTTGAACCCCAAGACGAAAGAAGTGGAGTATTCGCATTGTGTTTGGAGTCACTGGATTGATTCACGGGTCAATAACAGGGATGCTGGGGCTGACGAGGGAGATAATTACCCTGTGGAGGGACACCCCGAGTTGACgctggaaagggggaggatggtgaacCCCGCTagtgggagggtggaggggtacGAGGAGATGTGGGTGGCTGGGGAAgtgagggcggtggagggagTGGGGTGTGTTGTTTTGGAGTATGATGCTGatttgaagggggaggaggggtgggctcgaggggaggggggaaccAAGGGGAGGTCGaaagggtggggagggggatggtggttcgGTTGGGGG atggaggttggggatgaggttatgggtgtgggtggaaggaggtggaaaGTTGTTGAGAAGAGTTTGGTTTAA